Part of the Venturia canescens isolate UGA chromosome 2, ASM1945775v1, whole genome shotgun sequence genome is shown below.
CACCGAAAGACGGTTCGAGTCGTCCTCGAGGTCCCTCGCGTACTTGGCCTTGTCCACTGaggaaaatatcgtttttgaATCTGTGCTCGTAGTTGAGTCCGGCTTGGGGTGAGACGTGTCGATCCCGATAATTGGCGCCACCATAAGCATCCAGAGTCGTTCTTCCGTTGTTGATCAATCGTTGATTGTATGAGAGATCGATCGAAGGATTTCTGTTTGGTCCACTCAGAGGTTTTTCCACGTCGAGCCTTACAGATCCCTGTGGCTCGCGACGGGAACGGTACAACTGAAATCATATCGAAGAAAACATTTTAGTAATctagaaatttcaatttccaaaGACTCATTTGACAATAAAATGAAGCAAAAACTGATTTTCTCAACAAAATATTACTGCCcacgaaaaatacttttttccttcatctccGTCAGTCCGACACTCAATTTTTAAGAGTTTCATGGAGTTTACTCACACTCGGCATCGATTCTTCGGTCGGTGCCTCGTCCCAACCGGGTGCAGCCTGAGCGGTGTAAAGGGAAGAGCACACCAAAGCGAGGGCGAAGATCGAAAGCTTCATTTTGCTCGGTTCGTGAGAAACGGATctgtgaaaaatgttcaatttttcaGTGAAACTGTAAAAGCGAAAGAGGCTCGTGACTCAAGTTCGTTATCGAAGACTCACCCTACTGGTTACTTGGTACGTTCCAGAAGCCGGATTGAGACTGAATGCTGAATGTTCAAACGGTCGATCTTTTATACACGAGAAATCATAGGATTCTCAACCTCCCGAATTTTCCGTGCCGCAGAACTGTTTTTCCCTCTTCAGAAGCTCCGGTTCAGGGGATTCCTGCAACCATTTCCGTGCGAATGATCGATCAAGAGGATGATCGAGGAAAGTTGCTCAATGCGAGTGAACGTACGATGCAACTGACTCGACATTGACCCCGTCGAGTTCATTCTATCATCGAGGAAGTGGTAATATCAGTAATAAATGGCTGCTCTTGAATCGACGATTCGACACAAATGTTGGACTAAAAGCCAACTCGGTCAAGGCTGAACGTGTTGATTGTTCATTTTCTTACTGCTCTATCTTCCCACGTCCCTCGTCGCGTCCTTTGTCAAGACAATATTTCACTAGCCAATTGAACCTCGAACGGGGAGAACGGGGAAAAATATGACTTCAGTTACGAAGCGTTCTTTCGGGCTTTCCCTCCGGGAATCACTCACAGACGTTTCGTCTGAGCGAACTTGAATTACTGCAGTGTCAATACGAAAGTGTGGGAATCACTGGACGTTTTATCGCATTAATATCGTGTCTTGACGCATCATTATTTACGCGATGGAAGAACGAATTCGAGCAACAGCGAACGCGCGATGAGCTCGACTATAAGAGACTGGGATTAACGATCGGCGAGCTTCAGTTTGCCGAACTTCGCGACTCGATTAAGGAGCTACGATACGAATTGTCAACCGAACTTTTCACGAGTCAAAGTTGTTCGAATAACTCGGACGAaggtgtcaaattttcgagtcTCCCAACCGATGGTTCTCacactgagagaaaaaattactaGAACCAATAAAATGTAGTTTTGAAGCGAAAATATCATTTATTCCATTATTCGACAAAACATATTGGATTGGTTCCCTCGTATATTTACTTGgttaatttatttcaatttcataaatttttgtttcaataacATTAGTTGCTTTAAtctaacaattttttatcaattatatgTAATTTGTAGTTTGAATCAATAACACATTTTATGATTGAAAACATGCATGTTTTTGAAGGAAGCACTTATTCTTTTTATGAACCATGATTTTAActgtagtagtagtagtattTATTTGTACATAGGCTTGCGCCTTTTACAAAGAAGAACGTTTTAAGTGGTTTTACATTATgcttacaaaaatatttgggATCCTAAGGATTTCCGTATCACGGTGTGCTTAAACATCTAATTGTGCGTCCGATACAGCGCTATTTTAACAAAAGCTTATCTCTAATTCGTACATTTGCATATTATCTAGAGCTTATACCTCTGATTactatttctttatttatgaTTAAACGCATGTTTATGTAATTTTACATACATCGTAGTTTTAAACTTCATATGTCATCGGTATGACTAGCTCCGTATTTTGGTTTATCCGTTTCCTATCATAAGAGCCCGAATTTTACAAACTTCGAGTATAAAAAATGCAAGATTTTTCGTGAAAGATTCATCAAGGTTATCCAATGCTATTATTGGATGTGCaataggaaaatatttttctcttaatGGTGCATAAATCGGGCAATCGCACAAAATGTGCTCAATAGTCTCGTATTGAAATCTGTTACATAAAGAACAAGTAAGGTTACCGTCAATTTTGTAACTTACTTTTTTGAAACGGATCATTAAAAGGTCACGTCCCGCAAGGCGGAGTTGCCATGATTTTAACTGTAttatattgtttatttatattaACTGCATTGTGTTATTAATTGCAAAATTATCTTTCGCCGCCCGTGATGGTCATCGCAGTTTATAGTACATCTCTGAAATCATcttaatcgaagaaaaattcctacCTGCATGGGGATTCGATATCGATCTACCTACCTACTTACATCTTTCTAACTACGCACGATCCACTAGATTACCACGAAATTGTTAGATATAAACTGAAAAAGGAATTATATAAGTTGCGAAAAgtattatttcgattatttatttgttgaacCATGACAATCACTGTTAatttgaaaacatattttcacggATCTATCACTTCATTATATTGAACTCTTATTTAATAGTAACAATTggattaattattttaataaaaatgtttttagaaacaaaataatgatgaattcaGTGCAAGAAAATAACCTTttcgaaaaaagcaatttcGTATTGAAGTCGTTTTGTAGATTCAAATAATCTAATGTTTTTGATGcgataaatttaattaatccaagcaaaaaaaattctaattgaTACTATTAAATAAGAGTTTAATATAATGAAGTAACAGatccatgaaaatatgttttcaaatcaacaGTGATTCGCTTGcttcaacaaataaataatcgaaacaATACTTTGATTTAATAGATAAATACATgttctcaaattcaataattttttctctcagtgcATGGGATACCAATTTAAGGGGGGTCACCTCGCGTGGCAGCCGGCCTTTTTGGGCTTTTCCGCGACTTTTTTGCTGCGAAGAAACAAAATCATAGAcagtaatataaaaatatagaaatcatacgtaaatatgaaaaattgaagaattttcgagctttgaaacccaaaatttcgattttcaataatGTTTTAAAGCCCGAAAATCCttcagtttttaatatttctctatgattttagttcaagCGATAGCCGCTGTTTTACGACTCAAAACGCTCTTTCGTTTTTCGATCTCGGATAAACCAATCCCCCAATATCGTggagaccatgaaaaaacgtatgggttcctgtggaatagttttacaccgaatctacccgagacatcagagttaaaaaattctatcacagAGTTGGAATACCAATAAACAagcttttcaaatttcaaaagtctacgttttttttccttgccgcaaaaaaccccaaaaagtCCGGCTGCAAACGGGTCGACCcccttaaaaattttttttccgaagaaaaatgattggaGCTCGTGTAATTTTTGTTTAGCAACGAGGTACCACTGCGCATAATGCGAATTAGAATGATTAAAGTTTAAAGGGTAAGAATATGTTCGAGTCCAAGGATCGGGCCTTAATTCTGCAAACGAAACATTGCTACAtggagaataataaaattgaatagaaattaCCGAACAAGAGCGACAGCAAAGGTGTGTTCATCTACATTTTATTGAATGCATATTGACGTCTGTCATGGAAATAAAGCAGTGACAGCAGCTGTGAAAATATGCAGAAATAATATCACGTGACTCGTCCGCATGAAAACGGGGTGAGTGGTGACAGTTTTTCCCAATAAATCGTCCCCCGACAAGTTCGAATAAGCGTGCCGGATCGCTGAGAGACATTCTTGGAACTTGAACTAAGAACTCGTCGCTAATTGAGTTCACTTTTTTTGACCCTATGCTACGTTGAATTGTAAAATAGATCGAGCCTAAAAATCAGCTCAGTCACGGCGTTACGGTGACatcgaataaacgaaaatttgaatcttaTTGCTATTCCATCGTTATATAActgaaaagttgttggtttgaTGACAACGTTGACGTAAGATATAAAatcacgtgaaaaaatattaacgaaAAGTGCATTCGATAAAAATCCCGAAAAATCTCCGAGTCTCGATGATTTCAAAGTGTTTCTTCTATCGGGGACGCTCAAGAAGATCGGAGGACGTGGGTTGACCGATAATTGTGCAAATTATTTGCAAAGGCCATCGCGTTTATTCTCATTGATCGTTTCGTTCtgattataaataaaatctgacACATCGACACCGTACAAAAGTTCAATTACCATGCAGTCACTCTTGGACGATAGTTCATCCGATGTTCTCGCccttttctcatttattaATAATCTCTCTCATCACGCTCCTCATATTATAGTGTGAGAGCACATTATATTCGAATAATCGAACTCTTTGTaggcatgaaagaaaatcaATGTGAGAAATGGCACTTACTTCGTGAGATTGTAAACATCAAACCGAATTCCGTCAAGTTTTGTGCACTGAGAATAAaatcccctagggaaaaaaaggttgggacaagtatattgatggtcccttgtttcctgatcatatcacgaaaattgtaaaaaaaaaattccataaaaaaaattataaaaccaagtgtaaataatttcaacagaacaattcgaaaaaagtttcacaccgatgccccattctttttatcttattctaaaagctaaatcaattgacaaaaaatttcatccaagttacgtgcagcattaaaatttatgatatcgattcgaggccaagtattcaagggtaattcggaatattcattcttatgggggaaccatcaggaacttgagagagttctaatgaatcaaaaaagttaccatttgagttacgtgcagcactaaaatttatgatatcaatcgaaggattcaatcgttttattaataattccgAGTTTTAAGGTAATTCTATCGCAAGGCTTAGTTcataagatttaaaaaaaaaaattttatgctgTACTTAAACCTTTAATTAAAGGGTGTGTGAAATTTCAGGGTCGGTTATCGGCCTAATTTcagagaaattaattattaaaattggtgGTTTTCGTGAAGGAATTTCAAAACAGCATACAAAAACCTAACTTCCGGTTGCTACAAAAAGGTATATTTGCGTGGAAATCcataaaattctggaaaaaaactgcaattcgtTCAAACCGAATTCCGTCAAGTTTTGTGCACTGAGATAAAATTCGCTGATTCAACTAAACCCAATTTGAGAAGAAATGTTTTTTAGAccgtgaattatttatttggttCGACAAATTTGGGCTAATATTTAAAATACTTACTTTTGCTGAAAAGCAtgccaaattattttttaagcattgccgttgataaaaaatgataccGCGATTAATTTTAGAGAGGGGGGAggcgaaaattttattaaaaattttctttttaaatgtgGAAAATCACGAAGGGGAAGGTAGGAAAATCAAAACACGAAATAAGACGACGGTAGCTAAGAAATCGAGATTTcgtttataaaaacaaaatcatgttttttttaccttccctattcttaaaattaatcgtaatataattttttatcaatattacacgttgccaaaaatgttgggagtatttttcattgacgACAATAGCGAAGAAACTGAAACTTCATTCggattctttcaaaattttctttttttcgtttttgtacCTGCTCCCTCACTAAAATGAACCCCcgtctcattttttaatggtaGTGAGGCTGAAAAAAATGCTAGGACCACTTTTAGCAAAAGTACTGTAAATTATCGTAATTTGGGGTTTTCAGACATGTCACGTGGATGAGcacaacaatttttcttttccgaaGAGTCGCGAATAAAACCCTGCAGTATTTTCAAATCCAACTGCTTCGAAAACTCCCAGTAACGAAGCAAAAGcccaattttcaaaacgttttttatcTCCCCTCGGAGAAGTAGCTCGCCGCCCGTAAAAGTTTcgagttattttttatccCCTTCCCAGCTCTGAACTAACggagattaaaaaatgtttttgctcCGAGAGCCTGACAAAAAGTCCCTTTTGACTTTTCGAACCCGAACGATAATCCGTACTCGAGCTCAGGGCTCTTGACAATTATTTGTAAAGCAGCCTGTAGCGAGTAACAAAAAAAGGAAGCGATGTGTCATGGTAATAAAGAAACACAGAAATGATAGCATCGGACGTGAATGTGAGACTCGTAGAAGCGAGAATATGACGCGATGACGATTAATCGTGCTGCGTATGAACACGTGCGATCGAACAGacgaatgattattttctatTCCAATATAGAAATAGTAGCCCGAAGATAGCGTCGATCGCTTACAACGAGTGAGTTAATCGACGAGTACCGAGGCCCATGACAATCCCGTCAACGAGTATCGATCAttcgatcaataaaaattcgttgagaATTGCAAcgcaaataatttttcttgcgTTCGCAATACTATCGAACCATCGTGCCGCAGTTTTCGACTTCAACGCTACCAGGCAAGCCGATACGCAGCAAAACTTAGCGGGGAATCATCTCCCACACAGCCGCGTGACTGGCTATATTTATACACGTGTATGTTTATAAATCGAGTTCGAGTACACATAAATATCGTTTTATCAGACAAAGATAATGTCAACGGTCTTTATCATTCTTATCAGACCCCTTCAGGCTCAAGACACAAGCCATCAATCTCAAAGCTGTCTTTTATCGTAACAGAATGACGAATCAGCTCGACTATGTAATAAACAAAGTAAAGTAAAGTTGACCAATGTAAAATTCTAACGAAGCttcttcgatgtttttttttttttttttttttacgagtgATCCTCGAATTCGacaaaatttaaaaacgtCGATGTGGATTTAGCATAATAACATTTTGCAGTATCCATTCACGTTGGAATTTGTCACGAAAGAAGCAAAAGTTTAACGTACTATCGATATTTGCTCAGTGGGAAATAAGCtcgactgttttttttttattttcatatcgaATTACCCCGAATTCGGTCGATTATTCTTATCAATGATAGTACAGATACTCGAATGAGTGTCGATTTGAAATGGgaattaagatttttttttttattagtcgGATGAGTTAATTGAAATTCTGGAGAAATTTCACGAGAATCCTTCCACCTAAGCGcgaagaaacgaaaatgtgacgttacgaaattttgaaaaatgttgattttttcgttcgttcatATTTTGCTTTCTTAGAAATTgttaattgattaaaaaaaggtaAAGAAATCTCAGATAAAAGTACTTCGAGTCAACGcacgaaaaatattgacgGCTTCGAGGCGTGACGAAGACTTTCTACAGAAGCTTTACTAGCTGCGGTCACGAAGACCGAACGCTACGGGGCAAATGCGAAGAAAATATAAACGAATGTGGCACGTGGCCAAGAAGACAAGTTTGAAAAGCCCTTCTCTTTTAGGTTAAGGAATTGGTGAATCGAAGTCTCAGAAGCCGATCGCTTCGGATCAGATTTCTGCTGTTGAAAGGATGATaaatcaaaaaatcgaaatgacaaaatttttcattttttactcctCCAccaaattattattcattcgtttaattaattattcaaagtGTCAGTGACCATCCCATGGATGGTTGCCAGCAAACACGTGCCTCGAACGTTCTCTTTTTTCGATTCCCAACAACAaaatgtgtgaaaaaaaaatcgaaaaattcgaattttctactccgattttttttcgtccacaTTTTTCAGTAGTGAATAACAAAATAAGCTGAACGAACcattcaaaaatattaaaaatttgttagaattgtaaattcaaaaattcgaaaattttttgtttgaaaatttattgatcgTTAGTTTTATTCGTACTGCGATTGGTCGCTGGGGCTTTCAAATTCGAAGTCCTGCTGTCAGTCTGACAGTTGTGTATACGCGAGTGGTTATTAGCTTTCCTTGGGCGCAGCAGCGCAAATAAACCCCTGCACGTGCGCTTCGGCACGCGCTGGTACACCCTAGTTCATTTAAGGTAGGTCccgcccgaaggatcgtattttatgggtgtctaaattcgatTGATCTTTACGTCCtcattaaagatattatcactttaaattaatgtcagagttatcaattcaaaattgtaaatacattttttcaacttatcttttggcgaatgaaataacaagCCATTAAGGTTGATaatgcccgtaggatcgtattttataagTGTCTGAATTGAGTccatttttactttctaattAAATA
Proteins encoded:
- the LOC122405829 gene encoding hymenoptaecin-like; this encodes MKLSIFALALVCSSLYTAQAAPGWDEAPTEESMPSLYRSRREPQGSVRLDVEKPLSGPNRNPSIDLSYNQRLINNGRTTLDAYGGANYRDRHVSPQAGLNYEHRFKNDIFLSGQGQVREGPRGRLEPSFGAGIGWRFRREVMPAEEEQEEEELVEELA